The Manihot esculenta cultivar AM560-2 chromosome 1, M.esculenta_v8, whole genome shotgun sequence genome has a window encoding:
- the LOC122724066 gene encoding pectinesterase PPME1-like encodes MVRGRYIDATYCVLIAILVVATTVSSDDITPIPADDSKVSNWFQTNVKPWRSRKGTLDPALEAAEAKSRIIIVSKDGKGEFKTVTDAINSVPLNNKQRVIIKIGPGVYTEKIQIERTKHFITFLGDPKATPTLAFGGTAHEYGTLASASVAIEPNYFMAVNIIFKNTAPGPNSKKPGAQAVALRVSGDKAAFYNCKMLGFQDTLCDDRGHHFYKNCYIEGTVDFIFGRGRSLYLESHINVVNNKGLTFITAQAKENKSENWGYSFVQCKITGSASGTYLGRAWRAMPEVVFSYTEMGAVINPLGWSNNKRPERERTVFFAEYQNSGPGSNLKKRVKFAKKLTDREAKHFLSLGYIQGSKWLLPPSM; translated from the exons ATGGTAAGAGGACGATATATTGATGCAACTTATTGTGTCCTCATTGCCATTCTTGTTGTTGCAACCACCGTTAGCTCTGATGATATAACACCAATACCAGCCGACGATTCTAAGGTAAGTAATTGGTTTCAAACAAACGTTAAACCTTGGAGAAGTCGTAAAGGCACCTTAGATCCTGCTCTTGAAGCTGCTGAGGCTAAATCCAGAATAATTATAGTATCAAAAGATGGAAAAGGAGAGTTTAAGACAGTTACTGATGCCATTAATAGTGTTCCGTTAAACAATAAACAACgtgtaattataaaaattggtCCTGGAGTCTACACTGAGAAGATCCAAATCGAAAGAACTAAGCATTTTATTACTTTCCTTGGAGATCCTAAAGCCACGCCCACCTTGGCATTTGGTGGCACCGCTCATGAGTATGGAACTCTTGCCAGTGCTTCCGTAGCTATAGAGCCTAATTATTTCATGGccgttaatattatttttaag AATACTGCACCAGGACCTAATTCGAAAAAGCCGGGAGCTCAGGCAGTTGCATTGAGAGTTAGTGGTGATAAGGCAGCTTTTTATAACTGCAAAATGCTTGGATTTCAAGATACATTATGTGATGATAGAGGACACCATTTTTACAAAAATTGTTACATTGAAGGCActgttgattttatttttggaaGAGGAAGGTCACTTTATTTG GAATCACACATAAATGTAGTAAATAATAAGGGACTGACATTCATCACAGCACAAGCAAAGGAGAACAAATCAGAAAATTGGGGTTACTCATTTGTACAATGCAAAATAACAGGAAGTGCATCTGGAACATATTTGGGACGAGCATGGAGGGCGATGCCTGAGGTAGTCTTCTCTTATACTGAAATGGGCGCGGTTATTAATCCTCTTGGATGGTCAAATAATAAGCGACCTGAAAGAGAAAG GACGGTTTTCTTTGCGGAATATCAAAATTCAGGACCAGGATCAAATCTTAAAAAACGTGTTAAATTTGCCAAGAAGCTAACGGATAGAGAGGCAAAACACTTTCTCTCTCTTGGCTATATTCAGGGTTCTAAATGGTTGCTTCCACCTtcaatgtaa
- the LOC110609517 gene encoding putative pectinesterase 63 — protein sequence MARGRYIDAIYCVLIAIFVVATTVSSDDITPIPADDSKVSNWFQTNVKPWRSRKGTLDPALEAAEAKSKIIIVSKDGKGEFKTVTDAINSVPPKNKQRVIIKIGPGVYIEKIQIERTKHFITFLGDPKAMPTLAFNGTAYEYGTLASASVAIESTYFMAVNIIFKNTAPGPDSKKPGAQAVALRVGGDKAAFYNCKIFGFQDTLCDDRGRHFYKNCYVQGTVDFIFGRGRSLYLESHINVVKRKGSTYITAQAKQNKTEVYGYSFVQCKITGRGSRAYLGRAWRAMPEVVFSYTQMGAVIDPLGWSNNRLPERERTVFFAEYKNSGPGSNLKRRVKFAKKLTDREAKHFLSLGYIQGSEWLLPPPM from the exons ATGGCAAGAGGAAGATATATTGATGCAATTTATTGTGTCCTCATTGCCATTTTTGTTGTTGCAACCACCGTTAGCTCTGATGATATAACACCAATACCCGCTGACGATTCTAAGGTAAGTAATTGGTTCCAAACTAATGTTAAACCTTGGAGAAGTCGTAAAGGTACCTTAGATCCCGCTCTTGAAGCTGCTGAGGCTAAATCCAAAATAATTATAGTCTCAAAAGATGGAAAAGGGGAGTTTAAGACGGTTACTGATGCCATTAATAGCGTTCCGCCAAAAAATAAACAACgtgtaattataaaaattggtCCTGGAGTCTACATTGAGAAGATCCAAATTGAAAGAACTAAGCATTTTATTACATTCCTTGGAGATCCTAAAGCCATGCCCACCTTGGCATTTAATGGCACCGCTTATGAGTATGGAACTCTTGCCAGTGCTTCCGTAGCTATAGAGTCTACTTATTTCATGgcagttaatattatttttaag AATACTGCACCAGGACCTGATTCGAAGAAGCCGGGAGCTCAAGCAGTTGCATTAAGAGTCGGTGGTGACAAGGCAGCTTTTTATAATTGCAAAATATTTGGATTTCAAGACACATTATGTGATGATAGAGGACGCCATTTTTACAAAAATTGTTACGTTCAAGGCActgttgattttatttttggaaGAGGAAGGTCACTTTATTTG GAATCACATATAAATGTAGTAAAGAGGAAGGGATCGACATACATCACAGCACAAGCAAAGCAGAACAAAACAGAAGTTTATGGTTACTCATTTGTACAATGCAAAATAACAGGAAGGGGATCTCGAGCATATTTGGGACGAGCATGGAGGGCGATGCCTGAGGTAGTCTTCTCTTATACTCAAATGGGTGCAGTTATTGATCCTCTTGGATGGTCAAATAATAGGCTACCTGAAAGAGAAag GACGGTTTTCTTTGCCGAATATAAAAATTCAGGACCCGGATCAAATCTTAAAAGACGTGTTAAATTCGCCAAGAAGCTAACGGATAGAGAAGCAAAACACTTTCTCTCTCTTGGCTATATTCAGGGTTCTGAATGGTTGCTTCCACCTCcaatgtaa